A section of the Candidatus Cetobacterium colombiensis genome encodes:
- a CDS encoding ParB/RepB/Spo0J family partition protein, translating into MHLTNNHLKGFGEINKPTLEKTILAKFSDFQNITINLIENIDYTDRTFINRLDDEETLKKDENFLGLLESIKATGLLNPVYLLEKNKNNYIIISGWRRLLALKEILKENKNKIFAQKAIIFKNHTPLDLLESVSIDENTKRKDLTILELSYKFNKLSSIEGVSLEDCLKKFNIGKTQFHIIKKAIDFNPFIKEFILEEVGPVKADFLNRILEKLLLTHNQNEAQSIVKSYINKSREELKNIFKELEIDSLKKTDIFEFKKNKRMTTFKIKESLSDEDYLKIENFIKTLLKK; encoded by the coding sequence ATGCATCTAACTAATAATCATCTAAAAGGATTTGGAGAAATTAACAAACCAACTCTTGAGAAAACAATTTTAGCAAAATTTAGTGATTTTCAAAATATTACAATTAATTTAATTGAAAATATTGATTACACTGATAGAACATTTATCAATAGACTTGATGATGAAGAAACTCTAAAAAAAGATGAAAATTTTCTGGGTCTTTTAGAATCTATAAAAGCAACTGGATTATTAAATCCTGTTTATCTTTTAGAAAAAAATAAAAATAATTATATTATTATAAGTGGATGGAGAAGATTATTAGCTCTAAAAGAAATCTTAAAAGAAAATAAAAATAAAATTTTTGCTCAAAAAGCTATAATTTTTAAGAATCATACGCCCTTAGATCTTTTAGAAAGTGTTTCTATTGACGAAAACACGAAGAGAAAGGATTTAACAATTTTGGAATTAAGCTATAAATTTAATAAATTATCTTCCATTGAGGGAGTAAGTCTTGAAGATTGTTTAAAAAAATTTAATATTGGAAAAACTCAATTTCATATTATAAAAAAAGCTATTGATTTTAATCCATTTATTAAAGAATTCATTTTAGAAGAGGTTGGTCCTGTTAAAGCTGATTTTTTAAATAGAATCTTAGAAAAATTACTTTTAACTCATAATCAAAATGAAGCTCAATCTATTGTAAAAAGTTATATAAATAAATCTAGAGAAGAACTTAAAAATATTTTCAAAGAATTAGAAATTGATTCTTTAAAAAAGACAGATATTTTTGAATTTAAAAAAAATAAAAGAATGACTACTTTTAAAATAAAAGAATCACTTTCAGATGAAGATTATTTAAAAATTGAAAATTTCATAAAAACTCTACTAAAAAAATAG